Proteins co-encoded in one Setaria viridis chromosome 9, Setaria_viridis_v4.0, whole genome shotgun sequence genomic window:
- the LOC117839832 gene encoding uncharacterized protein — protein sequence MALKAVSRVRPARWRLLSVKLMYRSCSDMASSADTGSSSEFDSAIRSLNSNLQPERLTRVIDSTSDSSLALRIFRWASHQRYNVRTVDTYSCMISKLTAAENRDDMDSLLGEMVRFRIPALEQALNELVQSLSSKNQFDEALLVIQHATSAKLKLSVSACNGVLRGLVKQGSGLRSFMLVYMEIVKSGLLPDVETLNWLIQALCESGRVDLALIQFDRMSKKRCSPNSHTFEILIMALCSHNRADEAVELFCKMLQLGCTPDSSFYAQVIPLFCKFSKVKEAIKLHQMMEDNGLQLDMHLYSALIRCLCENQLLDDAIMMLNKMIASGHAPMASAYADIVDCYCTSSKFRKALSFLEENDVTDSEPYNVLLRWLCIDGRLQDSVRYLEKLHNRGLVDCESWNIVITHFCNEGNIRRASELIGRMVVSSFTPDESTYSAIISCYCRLGLYIDALGMFRRVSVRNLSLNSESFSQLVEVLCHTERIQEAIEVFKYHSKRGCSLTNKSLDMLIQGSCLSGRIREAVQLRSLAVCTGTFCSFFTYDVIIQALLHLKKEKDVLVLFAQMVMEGYLLDGYAYTSLLRSFLTKETIFEAAILFNRMVNQALVPDQETFELLVNDMAFFSFLNMVAQSLLKVVSTSGTVSPRIYNIIIYGLIKEGFKNEACKFLDQMLEKGWVPDSRTHQVLVGNIGGEKAREVDQVYQTVDDDNVSNILLEGLD from the coding sequence ATGGCTCTGAAGGCTGTGTCTCGCGTACGGCCTGCGAGATGGCGCCTGCTATCAGTCAAACTCATGTACCGTTCGTGCTCAGATATGGCTTCTTCTGCTGATACAGGAAGTTCTTCTGAGTTTGATTCGGCGATCCGGTCGCTCAATAGCAATCTGCAGCCAGAGAGGCTGACCCGGGTTATTGATTCTACTTCTGATTCTAGCTTGGCTCTGAGGATCTTCAGATGGGCTTCACATCAGAGGTACAACGTTCGTACGGTCGACACCTACAGCTGTATGATCTCCAAGCTTACTGCTGCTGAAAATCGGGATGATATGGACAGCCTCCTCGGTGAGATGGTCAGATTTAGGATCCCTGCATTGGAGCAAGCCCTGAATGAATTGGTTCAGTCCCTTAGCAGTAAGAACCAATTTGATGAAGCTTTGCTGGTTATCCAGCATGCTACCTCTGCCAAGCTCAAGTTATCAGTCTCAGCTTGTAATGGCGTGCTGCGTGGTCTGGTCAAGCAAGGGAGTGGCCTGCGGTCATTCATGCTTGTGTACATGGAGATTGTGAAGTCTGGACTGCTTCCTGATGTGGAAACACTGAATTGGTTAATTCAGGCCTTGTGTGAATCTGGCCGTGTAGACCTGGCACTGATTCAGTTTGACAGGATGAGCAAGAAGAGATGTTCTCCTAACAGCCATACCTTTGAGATACTCATCATGGCGCTTTGTTCTCACAACAGAGCAGATGAAGCAGTGGAACTCTTTTGTAAGATGCTGCAACTAGGATGCACCCCTGATAGTAGTTTTTATGCTCAAGTAATTCCCCTATTTTGCAAGTTCAGTAAAGTCAAGGAGGCGATTAAGTTGCATCAAATGATGGAAGACAATGGCCTTCAGTTGGATATGCATTTGTACAGTGCCCTCATTAGATGCTTATGTGAGAATCAACTATTGGATGATGCGATAATGATGCTTAACAAAATGATAGCATCAGGTCATGCTCCAATGGCAAGTGCATATGCAGACATTGTGGATTGCTACTGTACATCATCCAAGTTCCGCAAGGCTTTGAGCTTTCTGGAGGAAAATGACGTCACAGATTCAGAACCATATAATGTGCTGCTGAGATGGTTGTGCATAGATGGCAGATTGCAGGATTCAGTAAGATATCTTGAGAAATTGCACAACAGAGGTTTGGTTGATTGTGAGTCATGGAACATTGTTATAACTCACTTCTGCAATGAAGGAAACATTAGAAGAGCATCTGAGCTCATTGGTAGAATGGTTGTTTCTTCATTTACACCGGATGAGAGTACCTATTCTGCCATTATATCTTGTTACTGTCGATTAGGATTGTACATAGATGCCTTAGGTATGTTCAGAAGGGTAAGTGTTAGAAACTTGTCCTTGAATTCAGAATCTTTCTCACAACTTGTTGAGGTTTTGTGTCACACAGAGAGGATCCAAGAAGCTATTGAGGTTTTTAAATATCACTCTAAAAGAGGTTGCAGTCTGACAAACAAGTCACTTGATATGCTAATTCAAGGGAGTTGCTTGTCGGGAAGGATTCGCGAAGCAGTGCAGTTGCGTTCATTAGCTGTTTGCACCGGCACTTTTTGTAGTTTTTTCACTTATGACGTAATTATTCAAGCACTACTCCAtttgaagaaggagaaggatgtATTGGTTCTCTTTGCACAAATGGTGATGGAAGGTTATCTGTTGGATGGGTACGCATACACTAGTCTGTTGCGCTCTTTCCTCACCAAGGAAACAATTTTTGAGGCTGCTATCTTGTTCAACAGAATGGTGAATCAGGCCCTTGTTCCTGACCAAGAGACATTTGAATTGTTAGTCAATGATAtggcctttttttcttttcttaataTGGTTGCACAAAGTTTACTGAAAGTGGTAAGTACAAGTGGAACCGTGAGCCCCAGAATATATAACATTATTATTTACGGCCTTATTAAAGAAGGCTTCAAGAATGAGGCATGCAAGTTTCTAGATCAAATGCTAGAAAAGGGGTGGGTACCTGATTCAAGGACACATCAGGTCTTGGTTGGCAACATTGGTGGCGAGAAGGCTAGAGAAGTTGATCAAGTCTACCAGACAGTGGATGATGACAATGTGAGCAACATATTGTTAGAGGGGCTAGATTGA